The following are encoded in a window of Esox lucius isolate fEsoLuc1 chromosome 14, fEsoLuc1.pri, whole genome shotgun sequence genomic DNA:
- the npm2b gene encoding nucleoplasmin-2b, giving the protein MNKQEKPLSTLWGCELGTSHKEETFKTDDTIHQHQLALRTMCLGAGAKEEFNIVELLTGEPDDVKGVPMATLHANGMPTVNLSGIELHPPVTFRLKSGTGPVYICGEHVALEDEFSGMESGEEEMEEEDEEEDIEESPVKPPKKASAKNGNAAGKAGNAAGKRKKPEEADEPVSDDENNPPKKGKGRGRGRGK; this is encoded by the exons atgaacaaacaaGAAAAACCACTGTCAACACTATGGG GTTGTGAACTCGGCACGTCACACAAAGAGGAGACATTCAAAACGGATGATACAATCCACCAACATCAACTCGCACTGAGAACT ATGTGTCTGGGCGCAGGCGCCAAAGAAGAATTCAACATCGTGGAGTTGCTTACTGGCGAACCAGATGACGTGAAGGGTGTACCCATGGCGACCCTGCACGCCAACGGGATGCCTACG GTCAACCTGTCTGGGATAGAACTCCACCCACCAGTGACCTTTCGGCTAAAGAGTGGCACTGGACCAGTCTACATCTGTGGGGAACATGTGGCCT TGGAGGATGAGTTTTCAGGGATGGAGAGTGgtgaagaggagatggaggaggaagacgAAGAGGAAGATATTGAGGAGTCTCCTGTGAAGCCTCCTAAGAAGGCATCTGCCAAGAACGGGAACGCTGCGGGCAAGGCTGGGAACGCTGCGGGCAAG AGAAAGAAGCCAGAAGAAGCGGATGA ACCTGTGTCAGATGATGAGAACAATCCTCCTAAGAAG GgaaaggggagaggaagaggcaggGGAAAGTAA